The Helianthus annuus cultivar XRQ/B chromosome 16, HanXRQr2.0-SUNRISE, whole genome shotgun sequence genome includes a window with the following:
- the LOC110915962 gene encoding HVA22-like protein a, with translation MGSGAGNLLKLIAQNFDILAGPVVSLAYPLYASIRAIETKSPVDDQQWLTYWVLYSMITLFELTFAKLIEWIPFWSYAKLIVTCWLVLPYFNGAAYVYERYVRPFYTGKQTINIWYVPRKKDVFSKPDDILAAAEKYIQEHGPDAFQEIIHRSDREVRHGGASIFSEHKHVY, from the exons ATGGGATCTGGCGCTGGAAACTTGCTCAAATTAATCGCCCAAAACTTCGACATTCTTGCAGG CCCTGTTGTTAGCTTGGCTTATCCTCT ATATGCATCAATAAGGGCAATAGAGACTAAATCTCCGGTGGACGATCAGCAATGGCTTACATATTGGGTTTTGTATTCCATGATTACTCTCTTCGAGCTTACCTTTGCGAAGCTCATTGAATG GATCCCGTTTTGGTCGTATGCAAAGCTGATTGTAACCTGCTGGTTGGTGTTACCATACTTCAATGGCGCTGCATATGTTTATGAACGTTACGTTAGACCGTTTTACACGGGAAAACAGACGATTAACATTTGGTATGTACCTAGAAAAAAAGATGTGTTTAGTAAACCAGATGACATTTTAGCTGCTGCCGAGAAATACATCCAGGAACATGGACCAGACGCGTTTCAAGAAATAATACATCGC TCTGATAGG